One segment of Leptodactylus fuscus isolate aLepFus1 chromosome 7, aLepFus1.hap2, whole genome shotgun sequence DNA contains the following:
- the PLA2G4F gene encoding cytosolic phospholipase A2 zeta: MFRAALANLPGRALPALAATVLWKKDKEKDRPKTSRSWRKEVHPYYNLSVTVVRARNIHGVDLLSEADCYVQLRLPTASPVPYKTKVIYNSTDPEWNETFHYRIHGAVKNILELTLYDRDLMLDDKLSSVVFDVGSIRPGKSTRRVFKLNPKDKEVLEVEFHVEESKDPPSEIITNGVLVVHPCVCIEGRIKLDENQENGNHLLKMSVPGSYEKQICPLSKQSQTEELGKFVFHADKEMSPQLDVCLLKTLRVAQNDLAPELDKQTIFLGKGSVPLSLLPKGQGIDIDLPLSKNYKVNMNMTRKDESAQKLDIRLGFDLSDGEKDFLKKRKERIAQSLKDALDLKTTPDEVPVVAVLGSGGGARAMTSFYGSLQGLQDLKLLDSITYLSGVSGSTWCMSTLYEDPEWSSKGLKEAISRAQKSVTSSKSGAFSAERLKYCSQELMAMERDGYKVNFSDLWGLVLEYFLHQKENPAKLSDQQISVCKGQNPYPIYAGVNVRVNISGGDFAEWCEFTPHEVGFRKYGAFIRTEDFGSEFFMGHLIRRRKEPKICFLQGMWGSAFAANLDEIWARASGTGIRWLNSLTDVIRVLDDCRKLHFRDPSRLQTRLVMPGGIVSNIFQDFFKSRFTAGELYNFTRGLYLYKDYVGVREFVAWKGNHLDAFPNLLTPMEENLYLVDGGFSINSPFPLVLQSERDVDVILSFNYSWQAPFEVLELTSRYCKERGIPFPSITVTEADEKQPKECYVFMDADNPRVPIVLHFPLVNDSFHAHKAPGVSRETDEEKAFGDFLLHGKDSPFRTKNFTYESNDFTRLVEVNRYNVLNNEEMIKSALKMALDRRKHKRTHRGSKIRK; the protein is encoded by the exons ATGTTCCGGGCAGCGCTGGCAAATCTCCCGGGCCGGGCACTGCCAGCCCTGGCCGCCACAGTCTTGTGGAAGAAGGACAAGGAGAAGGACAGACCTAAAACGTCAAGAAGCTGGAGG AAAGAAGTTCATCCATATTACAATCTGAGCGTGACTGTGGTAAGAGCTCGAAACATACACGGCGTGGACTTAT TGTCTGAGGCGGACTGTTATGTCCAGCTGAGACTTCCCACCGCATCCCCAGTTCCTTACAAGACCAAAGTTATTTATAACTCCACAGATCCTGAATGGAATGAAACCTTTCACTACCGAATTCATGGAGCAGTCAAG AACATTCTGGAGTTGACTCTGTATGACCGGGACCTAATGCTGGATGACAAGCTTTCTTCTGTTGTATTTGATGTAGGAAGCATCAGGCCTGGGAAAAGCACTAGACGAGTCTTTAAACTCAACCCAAAG gaCAAGGAGGTCTTGGAAGTTGAATTTCATGTTGAGGAAAG CAAAGATCCTCCCAGTGAGATAATCACCAATGGTGTCTTGGTG GTTCATCCTTGTGTATGCATCGAAGGAAGAATTAAACTTGATGAAAATCAGGAAAATG gaaACCATTTGTTAAAAATGTCTGTGCCGGGGTCCTATGAGAAGCAGATATGTCCTCTGTCAAAGCAATCTCAGACCGAAGAATTGGGCAAATTTGTTTTTCATGCTGACAAAGAGATGAGTCCACAACTAGAtgtctgcctgctaaagactctGCGAGTCGCACAG aATGACCTGGCACCTGAACTTGATAAGCAGACGATATTTTTGGGTAAAGGATCTGTACCATTGTCATTACTTCCTAAAGGGCAGGGGATTGACATTGATCTACCTTTGTCCAAG aattacAAGGTCAATATGAATATGACAAGAAAAGATGAAAG CGCTCAGAAACTGGACATCCGACTTGGATTTGATCTGTCAGATGGAGAGAAAGACTTCTTGAAGAAGAGAAAGGAAAGAATTGCGCAATCTCTCAAAGACGCCCTGGATCTCAAGACGACCCCTGATGAG gttCCTGTAGTTGCAGTCCTGGGTTCTGGCGGGGGAGCGAGAGCAATGACTTCATTCTATGGCAGTCTACAAGGCCTTCAAGATCTGAAGTTACTGGATAGCATCACCTACTTATCTGGAGTATCTGGATCAACATG GTGTATGTCTACACTTTATGAAGATCCTGAATGGTCAAGTAAAGGTCTTAAGGAGGCGATAAGCAGGGCACAGAAATCGGTGACATCCAGTAAATCTGGGGCATTTTCTGCAGAAAGGCTGAAATATTGCTCACAAGAGCTCATGGCAATGGAGAGGGATGGATACAAAGTCAATTTCAGTGACCTGTGGGGTCTTGTGTTGGAATATTTTCTTCACCAGAAG gaaAATCCAGCCAAGCTCTCAGATCAGCAGATCTCTGTGTGCAAGGGTCAAAATCCTTATCCGATATATGCTGGCGTTAATGTCAGGGTCAATATCAGTGGAGGAGATTTTGCAG AATGGTGTGAATTTACCCCCCATGAGGTTGGATTTCGGAAATATGGAGCATTTATTCGCACTGAAGATTTTGGTAGCGAGTTTTTTATGGGACATCTCATTCGCAGGAGAAAAGAACCCAAGATTTGCTTTCTACAAG GTATGTGGGGCAGTGCTTTTGCAGCCAACCTTGATGAGATATGGGCTCGAGCATCTGGCACAGGCATACGTTGGCTTAATTCTTTGACTGATGTGATCAGGGTATTGG ACGATTGCAGGAAACTACACTTTCGTGACCCATCCCGTCTCCAGACTCGTCTGGTCATGCCAGGAGGGATCGTTTCCAACATCTTCCAGGATTTCTTTAAGTCACGCTTCACTGCTGGAGAACTGTATAACTTTACCAGAGGCCTGTACCTCTACAAGGACTACGTGGGAGTGAGAGAGTTTGTGGCGTGGAAAG GAAATCATTTGGATGCGTTCCCCAATCTTTTAACCCCTATGGAAGAGAATTTATACCTTGTGGATGGAGGATTCTCTATAAACTCCCCCTTTCCACTGGTGCTACAGTCCGAGAGGGATGTAGATGTCATATTGTCCTTCAACTACTCTTGGCAAGCTCCATTTGAG GTCCTTGAACTAACCTCAAGATATTGCAAAGAAAGAGGCATCCCGTTTCCAAGTATTACTGTGACAGAAGCAGATGAGAAGCAGCCGAAGGAATGCTATGTGTTTATGGATGCCGATAATCCAAGAGTTCCCATAGTGCTTCACTTTCCTCTTGTAAATGACTCCTTTCATGCTCACAAAGCACCAG GAGTTTCCCGTGAGACAGATGAAGAAAAAGCTTTTGGCGACTTTCTGCTTCATGGGAAAGATTCTCCATTCAGGACCAAAAATTTCACCTATGAGTCAAATGACTTTACTAGACTGGTAGAGGTAAATCGGTACAATGTGTTGAACAATGAAGAGATGATTAAAAGTGCCCTGAAGATGGCGCTAGACCGAAGGAAACATAAAAGGACCCATCGGGGATCGAAAATAAGAAAGTGA